In a single window of the Lynx canadensis isolate LIC74 chromosome E2, mLynCan4.pri.v2, whole genome shotgun sequence genome:
- the KIFC3 gene encoding kinesin-like protein KIFC3 isoform X5: MVENERLRQEMRRFEAELQELRAKPVAPCTGCEHSQESAQLRDKLSQLQLEVVENKGMLSELNLEVQQKTDRLAEVELRLKDCLAEKAQEEERLSRRLRDSHETIASLRAQSQPIKYVIKTVEVESSKTKQALSESQARNQHLQEQVAMQRQVLKEMEQQLQSSHQLTAQLRAQIAMYESELERAHGQMLEEMQSLEEDKNRAIEEAFARAQVEMKAVHENLAGVRTNLLTLQPALRTLTNDYNGLKRQVRGFPLLLQEALKSVKAEIGQAIEEVNSNNQELLRKYRRELQLRKKCHNELVRLKGNIRVIARVRPVTKEDGEGPEATNAVTFDADDDSIIHLLHKGKPVSFELDKVFSPRASQQDVFQEVQALITSCIDGFNVCIFAYGQTGAGKTYTMEGTPENPGINQRALQLLFSEVQEKASDWDYTITVSAAEIYNEVLRDLLGQEPQEKLEIRLCPDGSGQLYVPGLTEFRVQSVEDINKVFEFGHTNRTTEFTNLNEHSSRSHALLIVTVRGVDCSTGLRTTGKLNLVDLAGSERVGKSGAEGSRLREAQHINKSLSALGDVIAALRSRQGHVPFRNSKLTYLLQDSLSGDSKTLMVVQVSPVEKNTSETLYSLKFAERVRSVELGPGSRRAELGSWSSQEHLEWEPACQTPQPSARAHSAPSSGTTSRPGSIRRKLQPLGKSRPVPV, encoded by the exons GAGAGCGCCCAGCTCCGGGACAAGCTGTCACAGCTGCAGCTGGAGGTGGTGGAGAACAAGGGCATGCTGTCGGAGCTGAACCTGGAGGTGCAGCAGAAGACCGACCGGCTGGCGGAGGTCGAGCTGCGGCTCAAGGACTGCCTGGCCGAGAAGGCGCAGGAGGAGGAGCGGCTGAGCCGACGCCTCCGGGACAGCCACGAGACCATCGCCAGCCTGCGGGCCCAGTCGCAGCCAATCAAG TATGTCATCAAGACCGTGGAAGTGGAGTCGTCCAAGACCAAGCAGGCCCTCAGCGAGTCCCAGGCCCGGAACCAGCACCTGCAGGAGCAGGTGGCCATGCAGAGGCAGGTGCTGAAGGAGATGGAGCAGCAGCTGCAGAGCTCGCACCAGCTGACCGCGCAGCTCCGGGCGCAG ATCGCCATGTACGAGTCAGAGCTGGAGCGGGCACACGGGCAGATGCTGGAGGAGATGCAGTCCCTGGAGGAGGACAAGAACCGGGCCATCGAGGAGGCCTTTGCCAGAGCCCAGGTGGAGATGAAGGCTGTGCATGAGAACCTGGCAG GTGTCCGGACAAACCTGCTGACGCTGCAGCCAGCGCTGCGGACCCTCACCAACGACTACAATGGGCTCAAGCGGCAGGTGCGTGGCTTCCCCCTGCTCCTGCAGGAGGCTCTCAAGAGCGTCAAGGCCGAG ATCGGCCAAGCCATCGAGGAGGTCAACAGCAACAACCAGGAGCTCCTGCGCAAGTACCGCCGGGAGCTGCAGCTGCGCAAGAAGTGCCACAATGAGCTCGTGCGGCTGAAAG GGAATATCCGGGTGATTGCTCGTGTCAGGCCAGTCACCAAAGAGGACGGAGAAGGACCCGAAGCGACCAATGCTGTGACCTTCGATGCTGACGATGACTCCATCATCCACCTACTGCACAAAGGAAAGCCTGTGTCCTTTGAGCTGGACAAGGTCTTCTCCCCGCGGGCCTCACAGCAGGAC GTGTTCCAGGAGGTACAAGCCCTGATCACCTCCTGTATTGACGGCTTCAACGTCTGCATCTTTGCCTATGGCCAGACAGGTGCCGGCAAGACCTACACGATGGAG GGGACCCCCGAGAACCCAGGCATCAACCAGCGGGCCCTGCAGCTGCTCTTCTCCGAGGTGCAGGAGAAGGCGTCCGACTGGGACTACACCATCACCGTCAGCGCTGCCGAGATCTACAACGAGGTCCTCAG GGACTTGCTGGGGCAGGAGCCCCAGGAGAAGCTGGAGATCCGGCTGTGCCCAGACGGCAGCGGGCAGCTGTACGTGCCGGGGCTGACAGAGTTCCGGGTGCAGAGCGTGGAGGACATCAACAAG gtGTTTGAGTTTGGCCACACCAACCGCACGACCGAGTTCACCAACCTGAACGAGCACAGCTCCCGCTCACACGCCCTGCTCATCGTGACGGTGCGCGGGGTGGACTGCAGCACGGGCCTCCGCACCACGG GGAAGCTGAACCTGGTGGACCTGGCCGGCTCGGAGCGTGTGGGCAAGTCAGGGGCTGAGGGCAGCCGCCTGCGGGAGGCGCAGCACATCAACAAGTCGCTGTCAGCCCTGGGGGACGTCATCGCCGCCCTGCGCTCCCGCCAGGGCCACGTGCCCTTCCGCAACTCCAAACTCACCTACCTGCTGCAGGACTCGCTCAGTGGAGACAGCAAGACCCTCATGGTGGTGCAG GTGTCCCCCGTGGAGAAGAACACCAGCGAGACGCTGTATTCCCTGAAGTTTGCAGAGAGGGTGCGCTCTGTGGAGCTGGGCCCTGGGTCCCGCAGGGCAGAGCTCGGGTCCTGGTCCAGCCAGGAGCACTTGGAG TGGGAGCCGGCTTGCCAGACCCCACAGCCCTCGGCACGAGCACACTCAGCCCCCAGCTCCGGGACCACCAGCCGCCCAGGCTCCATCCGGAGGAAGCTGCAGCCCTTGG GGAAGTCAAGGCCGGTGCCTGTGTGA
- the KATNB1 gene encoding katanin p80 WD40 repeat-containing subunit B1, with product MATPVVTKTAWKLQEIVAHASNVSSLVLGKASGRLLATGGDDCRVNLWSINKPNCIMSLTGHTSPVESVRLNTPEELIVAGSQSGSIRVWDLEAAKILRTLMGHKANICSLDFHPYGEFVASGSQDTNIKLWDIRRKGCVFRYRGHSQAVRCLRFSPDGKWLASAADDHTVKLWDLTAGKMMSEFPGHTGPVNVVEFHPNEYLLASGSSDRTIRFWDLEKFQVVSCIEGEPGPVRSVLFNPDGCCLYSGCQDSLRVYGWEPERCFDVVLVSWGKVADLAVCNDQLIGVAFSQSNVSSYVVDLTRVTRTGTVAQDLVQDSRPLAQQSAHPSAPLRRIYERPSTACSKPQRVKQNSESERRSPSSEDDRDERESRAEIQNAEEYNEIFQPKNSISRTPPRRSEPFPAPPEDDTATAKEAAKPSPPMDSQFPVPNLEVLPRPPVVTPTPAPKAEPAIIPATRNEPIGLKASDFLPAVKIPQQAELVDEDAMSQIRKGHDTMCVVLTSRHKNLDTVRAVWTTGDIKTSVDSAVAINDLSVVVDLLNIVNQKASLWKLDLCTTVLPQIEKLLQSKYESYVQTGCTSLKLILQRFLPLITDILAAPPSVGVDISREERLHKCRLCYKQLKSISALVKSKSALSGRHGSAFRELHLLMASLD from the exons agcctgacaggtcACACGTCCCCAGTGGAGAGCGTCCGCCTCAACACCCCGGAGGAGCTCATCGTGGCCGGCTCCCAGTCGGGCTCCATCCGCGTCTGGGACCTAGAAGCTGCCAAAA TTCTTCGCACACTTATGGGACACAAAGCCAACATCTGCAGCCTGGATTTCCACCCGTACGGCGAGTTCGTAGCCTCAGGTTCCCAGGACACGAACATCAAG CTCTGGGACATCAGGAGGAAAGGTTGTGTCTTCCGATACAGG GGACACAGCCAGGCTGTGCGGTGTCTGCGGTTCAGCCCCGACGGGAAGTGGTTGGCATCGGCCGCAGATGACCACACAGTGAAG ctctgggATCTGACTGCTGGCAAGATGATGTCCGAGTTTCCTGGTCACACGGGGCCTGTCAACGTGGTGGAGTTTCACCCCAATGAGTACCTCCTCGCTTCTGGCAGCTCTGACAG GACCATCCGGTTCTGGGATCTGGAGAAGTTCCAGGTGGTGAGCTGCATCGAAGGAGAGCCAGGGCCTGTCAG GAGCGTCCTCTTCAACCCCGACGGCTGCTGCCTGTACAGTGGCTGCCAGGACTCTCTGCGCGTCTATGGCTGGGAGCCCGAGCGCTGTTTTGACGTGGTCCTGGTCAGCTGGGGCAAGGTGGCCGACCTGGCTGTCTGCAACGACCAGCTG ATAGGTGTGGCCTTCTCCCAGAGCAACGTCTCCTCTTATGTGGTGGACCTGACGCGGGTCACCAGGACAGGCACCGTGGCCCAGGACCTTGTGCAGGACAGCCGGCCCCTGGCGCAACAGTCAGCCCACCCTAGTGCCCCGCTTCGGCGCATCTATGAGCGGCCCAGCACGGCCTGCAGCAAGCCGCAGAG GGTGAAGCAGAACTCGGAGAGCGAGCGCCGTAGCCCGAGCAGCGAGGATGACCGGGACGAGCGGGAGTCTCGGGCCGAGATCCAGAACGCCGAGGAGTACAACGAGATCTTCCAGCCCAAGAACAGCATCA GTCGGACACCACCCCGAAGAAGTGAGCCCTTCCCGGCACCCCCCGAGGACG acACGGCCACAGCCAAGGAGGCGGCAAAGCCCAGCCCACCCATGGACTCGCAGTTCCCGGTGCCAAAT CTCGAGGTCCTGCCCCGGCCCCCGGTCGTCACTCCCACTCCTGCACCCAAGGCCGAGCCTGCCATCATCCCTGCCACCCGGAATGAGCCCATTGGGCTGAAGGCCTCTGACTTCCTGCCC GCCGTGAAGATCCCCCAGCAGGCGGAGCTGGTCGACGAGGACGCCATGTCGCAGATCCGCAAAGGCCACGACACCATGTGCGTGGTACTCACCAGCCGCCACAAGAACCTGGACACCGTGCGGGCCGTGTGGACCACGGGTGACATCAAG ACGTCGGTGGACTCAGCCGTGGCTATCAATGACCTGTCGGTGGTAGTGGACCTCCTCAACATTGTCAACCAGAAAGC ctccctgtGGAAGCTGGACCTGTGCACCACGGTCTTGCCGCAGATCGagaagcttctgcagagcaagtACGAGAG CTAtgtccagactggctgcacctcCCTGAAGCTGATCCTGCAGCGGTTTCTGCCCCTGATCACTGACATCCTGGCGGCCCCGCCATCTGTGGGTGTGGACATCAGCCGGGAGGAGAG GCTACACAAGTGCCGGCTCTGCTACAAGCAGCTGAAGAGCATCAGTGCCCTCGTCAAGAGCAAGTCGGCTCTGAGTGGCCGCCACGGCAGTGCCTTCCGCGAGCTGCACCTACTCATGGCCAGTTTGGACTGA